The following proteins are encoded in a genomic region of Triticum dicoccoides isolate Atlit2015 ecotype Zavitan chromosome 1B, WEW_v2.0, whole genome shotgun sequence:
- the LOC119307897 gene encoding subtilisin-like protease has translation MTSTPLLRRMASPGPPRRVYVPGPLPIFCSRSLAAMASSMALLLLLLLPAVASTTAELDERELASTIAELLKAALMSTAAELDDVEPADSDGYRTYIVMLEPPEEGQDADADAARAWHRSFLPSATTAQGKPRLLYSYRTIFTGFAARLTEKELKEVSAKPGFVRSFDNNIYRAQTTHTTAFLASFVDLSNHIGGVPR, from the exons ATGACCTCCACCCCTCTCCTCCGACGAATGGCATCTCCCGGACCTCCCCGACGTGTTTACGTCCCAGG GCCGTTACCAATCTTCTGCTCCCGCTCGCTCGCAGCCATGGCGAGCAGCAtggcgctgctactgctgctcctccTGCCGGCGGTGGCGTCCACGACCGCCGAGCTGGACGAGAGGGAGCTAGCGTCCACCAtcgccgagctgctcaaggcggcgcTCATGTCCACCGCAGCCGAGCTCGACGATGTCGAGCCAGCCGACAGCGACGGCTACAGGACGTATATCGTCATGCTCGAGCCACCAGAAGAAGGCCAAGATGCCGATGCTGATGCTGCCAGAGCGTGGCACCGTTCGTTCCTGCCGTCGGCGACGACGGCACAAGGCAAGCCGAGGCTGCTCTACTCCTACCGCACCATCTTTACCGGCTTCGCCGCGCGGCTGACAGAGAAGGAGCTCAAGGAGGTCTCTGCCAAGCCAGGCTTCGTACGCTCCTTCGACAACAACATCTACCGCGCGCAGACGACGCACACGACTGCGTTCCTCGCGTCGTTCGTGGACCTGTCGAACCATATTGGGGGAGTCCCCCGATAA